The Synechocystis sp. PCC 6714 genome includes the window TGCAGATTTAGGGCTTGGATGATGCCAGCCGGTCGCAGTTCAAAGTTTTCTAACACCACTTTGAGCAGTTTTTCTTCGTCCACTTTACCGGTGCCAAAGGTGTCAATTAAGACACTGACCGGGCGGGCAACCCCAATGGCGTAGCTGACCTGTACTTCACATTTATCAGCTAACCCAGCGGCGACAATGTTTTTGGCCACATAACGGGCGGCATAGGCAGCGGAACGATCTACTTTGGTGGGATCCTTACCGGAAAAAGCTCCTCCCCCATGGCGGGAGTAACCTCCGTAGGTGTCAACGATAATTTTCCGTCCGGTTAAACCGGCATCCCCTTGGGGGCCACCCACCACAAATTTGCCGGTGGGATTAACGATGAAGCGGGTTTTATCAGTGGGCTTGAGGTCAATGTCATTGAAGCAATGGCCCACTACCACTTCCCAAAGGTCAGCTTTGATTTTGGCTTGGACAGCGTCGTTATCGGTGATGTCACCAATGTGCTCGTCATGCTGGGTGGAGATGAGGATGGTGTCTACGGCTACGGGAAGACCATCTTCATACATGATGGACACCTGGGTTTTACCGTCCGGGCGCAGATAGCCCAATTGACCGGATTTACGTACTTCCGAGAGGCGGCGGGCCATGCGGTGGGCCAAACTGATGGGCAAAGGCATCAATTCGGGGGTTTCGTTGCAGGCATAACCGAACATCAAGCCTTGATCGCCAGCACCAATTTTATCTAGCTCGTCATCGCTGAGGGCATGGCGTTGTTCCTGGGCCGCTGTGACCCCTTGGGAAATGTCGGGGGATTGTTCATCGATCGCCAGCATGACAGCACAACTGTTGGCGGAGTAGCCATTATCGGCGTTGGTGTAACCAAT containing:
- the metK gene encoding methionine adenosyltransferase; translated protein: MSKRYLFTSESVTEGHPDKVCDQISDTILDALLTLDPKSRVAAESVVNTGLTLVTGEITSQAHINFVELIRNKIAEIGYTNADNGYSANSCAVMLAIDEQSPDISQGVTAAQEQRHALSDDELDKIGAGDQGLMFGYACNETPELMPLPISLAHRMARRLSEVRKSGQLGYLRPDGKTQVSIMYEDGLPVAVDTILISTQHDEHIGDITDNDAVQAKIKADLWEVVVGHCFNDIDLKPTDKTRFIVNPTGKFVVGGPQGDAGLTGRKIIVDTYGGYSRHGGGAFSGKDPTKVDRSAAYAARYVAKNIVAAGLADKCEVQVSYAIGVARPVSVLIDTFGTGKVDEEKLLKVVLENFELRPAGIIQALNLQNLPAERGGRFYQDVAAYGHFGRNDLDLPWEYTDKVDVLKAAFASSPQAVAV